tgcgatcgggaggggccggaaccacttgatgccagaactaacccccgaaccagattaaactggtggtgaaagccaacaaaaaaaaattgaaagaagaagaagcaaaatgGGTTGTtaggtaatttcatgtatgaagAAGATAcataaatgaagagaaaaaaagtaTGCATAACAACAGAATTTAAAAGAAGAAGCGAAATAAGTTGTTGTTAGATTATTGAATGTATGAAGAAGAATGCGAGGAAGAAGATAAAgaaattgagagaaaataaaaagtaatgtCATTTTAGTCCCTAACCACATCATTCATCCAACTGTCACACAAATCTGTTAAATCTGCGTGTCACGTGTCCCTAAAAAATGTCACTTCAGTTCTTTTATAAAGTTAGCGACAATTTTCAACATTAGGGACCAAAGTGACTAACGAATTGCAAGGCCAaggactattttgtattttttttcttgagtcaAGGACCATAATGACAGCGAGTTGCACATCCAGGGACCAAAATGATTGTTTTCCCGTCCCTCGTGCCAACTCAGCAAGCTGACGTGTGTCCAAAAAAATACCACGTCAgcttttttgttgagttaacgGCCAAACTTAACAGCAGGGACCAAACTGACTAACGAAATGCAGATTCAGGGACTATTCTATAGTTTTTCCTCAgtgagggactaaaatgacaGCGAATTGCAGATTGAGGGACTAGATTGACTATTTCCCCTTATTAATTTTTGGACCTATCAGAATTATTCAAATCGGTGGTGGACAAGTACATAttcaaataagatgtgtaccggagtgttcacctaaaaatttataattaattaaactatatcGATAATCAATACTAATATATAAACTAAGATAATTAAGGTTTAATCGTAGTTTTGATACCCTATTTTCACAATTGTGCATAATTAATCcttgtattttaaaatttgagagTTTTAGCCCCTCCATTaaatattttgtctaaattaTTGTCATATGACatgttgtaaattaattttataaatgatttttcTTACAGTTTCATCGATGTTGGTATTTTCTCATTATCATCACGTCGTTTAAGACATATCACTTCACCAATGTTGAGACTAAATATTGATCAAACCACCATTTTGGTCCCTGAAAGTTTATCCCGTTTCACATTCGTCCTTGATCGTATCTcttttattaatcattttagTCCTCAAATATGTTATTAGGTAGTTAATTTGATCATCAAATGTTAGAAGGACAATTTGAACCATACTCCCCATGAGAGAACATGTTCTGACAATCAACATGCGTTTATACCATTTACATTTGATTTTCATTTGACACTTTTGGTTTCCTAACACCAGATGTTGTGAATGTTTTGAAAAGAGTTGAAAAAGTCATGAATAACAATGTAGTGTCTCCTAAAATTTTAGATATAGCATTTCAGAGGATCAATTTTTCCATCTAAAAAGAGTTAGCAGCGCAGCTTATTGCTAATCTTCCTTTCATTCGAGTGTAATTATCTTACCTACGTTTACGTATATATAATTGCATCttgaaatttataataataataataataataataataataataattataataataataataataataataataataataataataaaaaaataataaaaaacgcTAATATGagcaagaaaagaaagagagtaGAACCGTGTACATGGGCCTCGCCCATTTGAGGCCCAAAGTTTAAACCCGTCATCCGTATCCAACCGACTCAGTTTCTCGACTCTCACCCGTTTCACTCTCGCCGTCGTTGCCAACTTCTTCTTCTCTGTGTAAGTATTCTCTTTCTGTCACACACTTAGTTTACGAAATCTTCAGGAACCTCTCGCGTTTCTTACTTGGGAAATTCAATCAcgtgtttttgtttttgcaacAGTTTCATTCCAGACGAACAAAAATGATAAAGAGGAGATTCTTTAAGATTGATCATGGTGATAAGGATGGTTCCGatccttcttcttcatcctcagaTGAAGATTATGATAATCAAGTTGCTGAAGTAAGCCACGACagtgataatgataatgataacgataatgatgatgaagttagCTCAGTATCTTCTGGTTCGTTTATTcgcatttattttctttcaaaaaagtaTTCTTATTGATGTATAAGCATTTACAAGTTATGTGATGTTATGAATTGCATtatgataagcacttatgtaCAAGTTATTTCTATAGCAAAAAGTAAAGTTGTTTTTTGTAATTGTTTTCATAAGGTATCTTGGTGAGCTTATGATAATAAcctaaaaatagtttatgaacaTGACATAAGTTGTTTACATAAATTCTCTCAAATAGTCTTGTAAGTATTTACcctagtagataagctcaaataagtcaattcaaacatgaTGATAAATTTTGTACCTTCATTTAATTGCTTGAGAATGTGCGATGGAAGCTATAGATCGCAGGGGAACTAGTTAGAATTAGGTATAAAGATTCTCTGCATTTGGGCCTAATTTGGGTTGGAATTTTGATTAGCTTCTAGCTATTGGAATTTGGAAGCTTCTCAATTCAAATAAGTTTATGgtgtttaatttttgaaagagtATTTCTAAGCTTATAGGTGTCTACTGTTAAGTTAAAATCGAGAGTGTTTCATAAAATTGAAATGGAGAAGCTAATTTCAACGTATATGTGAAGATATTGTATGAATAAATAACccatattttagttttttttaatattttattatatgcaAGTGCTTATTGAGAAATTTATCCAATTCCAAAGTGGTTTTTCTTCCTAGCTTCTGCCTGAAAGCGTAGTGACTGAAGCTCATTCATTGACTCttgttttcatcatcacttgttGGGAACGGGTTAGAATGTTTTGTTTGCTACTGTGTAACGCGATGAAAATGAGTTTTTGTTGTGACGCTGTTTGTTATTGTTGgtcacttattcacatttttaacattttattttggCAATGCAGGATATAAAAGTGAGGATAGTTCTGCCAATGAAATTGAAGCAAACTCTATTGAAGCAAACTCTGCAGGTAGGGTTTGTTTGTATTGTCAGCTTTGAGTTATTATCCTTAAgctcaaattttgaattttattgatAATATTTCTTATTTGTATCACATCAGCAATGTTAGAGAACGTTAGTCCCCTTGTATGTGATTAAGATTCCTATTCTAGCTTCAAGACACAAACAAAGAGCACATCTATACGCGactctcaaaaaaaaatttgccaaCCTCAGTTCTAAAGAATTTAATAATGTATACATTGACATTCCTTGCTCTATTCTTGTTGATCAACCCCTTATTGGAGACTAGAAAAAGTCACATTCATGCATGCTGGTGTGACCTAGTGAGGTGTGGTAGCAGAAAGTTGTATATTTGGTTAATTTGACTCGACCTGAACAGTGGTGAAATGTGTACAGATTCTAGAAGAGTGCAATTTAGGCTCTGGTATAACAGAATTAATGCAGAAGGCtgattttttaatcaaacttaTACAGAAGGCcgtgattataatttttttattaaataaccTAGACTCTAAGTTTTGGTgcatgttttgtgttcaatcCCAACAGTTTTTGGGTGCTAATTAAGACATGGTTGAGAAAGAGAGTGGAACAAGAGAGACATCCCATCCTTTAGGCACACTGATAATAGGGCTTCTGGTGGTGTAGTGATAATTTCTTTCATCCTCTACTaggttttatatttttttttagaaagttAAGTGGTTTGATTAATTATAGTTTAGGGGAAGAGGATAGTCGGAAGATACATTTCAGTCATTGACAAGAGACAATTGTTGGACGGGACACCTTCAGAATCATAGAAGGTAGAGGGAGGAATTGAGTTGCAATAGGATCATAGTTCGTTGATCAATAGATGTCATAACTGAATATTTTGTACATTGAAGGAACTGTGGGgcatattttagtttttgtataGTATGAAACGGGATTTGGCCGTTAAATTTTGTTGaatgtatattttatgaaagtACTTCAATGACCAGCACACTATCACTAATGTTTCCTACACAGAGGATGTATGAGTCACCTTAATCTCATGATTTGTTTATCGTTGATATTAATCCAGGACTGCTATCTAGTGAAGATGAGGCTGGAACTATAAATGAAAGAGAAATGCTTATTAACAAGGAGTTGCCTAGTGAATCTGACTCTGAAAAGCCTAATGTTATGGCTGAAACGAAACCCCTATCAGCAGATATACCAACCACCTATGTCTTAAAATTCAAATCAGTTTTTAAGTGCAGGATATGTCCTCGGATTATATGTTTGACTGAGGACACTTTGCGGAATCATCTTCAATCAAAGGTACTGTGCTTTTTCGTTTTCCTTTGGTTGCTCAATATGCTTATGCATCAATCTTTACTATCTGCGCTACTATTGTTTGAGAAGAAATTCATAAACTCTTAACTATCGTTTTGTATCCCTGTCGTATAAAGTATCTGGGCTTCATTGTTCATCGGTTTAGTCACACACTTAAGGTTGTTCTAATCCAATCCCTGTTTATGGAGAACCTTTTTTTGGTAAATGATAGAGCCTGAATCAATATTGCCATCCATCTTTTACATCTGATGCAATATCAACTTTTACTTGCCGTCTATGTTGATCTAATGATGACTTTGTTATTTCTGTAGAGACATGCTCGATCTGAAAAACTACATAGGGAAGGTAGACTGAAGGCCATTCTCAACAGTGATGGTGAAATAGAGGACCTAGAGGTCTCAGAAGATGAATCCGAGGATACTGAGGTTGGTTCTTCAACAGTTTGATTGTATTCTACTGCAGCTCAGCCAAATGAAAATATTAGACTTTTCAAATTTGATTGCATTCTTCAACAGTTTAATATGCttgaaaatctaattttttctcttataaacTTTTTACGATAATACTAAGAAGAATGACAAAGGACCAAAGCTGCAcaagaagaaatttaaaaagcaCAAAAAAGAGGTTGCAGAGATCCAAACCGATGATACTGAGGTTAGTTCTTCAACAGTTTGATTGTACTTTACTGCAACTCGGCCAAATGAAGATATTATTAGACTTATCAAATTGAagaaactaatttatttttaatatatgcttaaaaaactgatttttataaactttttaggATAATACGACgaagaatgaaaaaggatcGAAGCTGCATATGAAGAGATTGAGAAATAAGGTAAAGAAAACTAGCATTTCAATTATCAGACAATGATTAAGTTGAtactataaaatttaatataaatctTGAATGGCAGAAAAATGACAACGGAAACTCAAGGAGGAAAATGCGATCAGCAAAAGGGTCATCCAAGAGAAACCGCAGAAAATGAGAACTAGGCTATTCTTGTGTTAAGCATTCTGTCGAGTGAATTTTCCCGTTACTACCATTTGCCTTCCTGTGCAAAGTAGATGTAGTCTAATGTATGCTACATATTAGCCTTTTTGAACTCTCATCTTGATCTCGTCAACAATTTCCTGCTTTTCCTTTCCCTTTGGATTGGGATTGTTCACTACTGCCCTCCCCTTACTATAATTAATTTCTGATAGCATTtggattttttcttcttctcagaACATATTAGTGTAACTTTATTTGTAAAAGATATTAATATGATTATGATATATGAGGTTAAATTTTGATGTGTTTTGGAGATGAGGTGTTGAATTTAAAGATGATTATGATATCACTCATATCCAGTAGAAGAAGATGATTATGATATATGATGTTACAACTTTATCTCATTTCTCAAATTATGCATCTTAATTTTTCACATTGAATCTTTCAAAAAGTTCTTAAATTCTAGCATATTAGCATAGGGATGAGTGTTAGGGGACTCCCATAGTAATCAATTGCAAGTCTAGGTAGCATATAATCTTCCTAAATTCAATTTCCCAGCACAAATTAATGCCAACCAGAAGAGTTTAGATTTTCATACCGAGAAAATTACGAGATCAAGTATGCTCCGTTTTTAAATCTTTCCAATTACCTAATTCTTTCAACAAGTTAATGACATGTGTCAATTAAAAATTGAATGGCTaggattaaaattgaaaaccaatatttgtttagttaaaaaagaatggcttaactacatatttggtcccttatgtttattttaagtttcaatttggtctcttacgtttaaaaagtatcaatttggtcccttacgtttccattaggtttcaatttagtcatttccgtcaattttgtcacatgtggcagtcaattcgCATATGTGGACTGATACGTGGACACTTTGACACAGTGACACGTGtatagttcaaacggtgttagtgacaaaattaaaggaaaggactaaattgaaacctaatggaaATGTAAGGGAGCAAATTGAttctttttaaacgtaagggaccaaattgaaacctaaaataaacgtaagggaccaaatgtgtagttaagccaaaaaTAATGATCAGTTTGTTCAAAATCTCCAATTCTTGAACAAACTCACCATGGCCACCCTCTTCATGAAAACTAAAGTTGAAGTgttaattaaacataaaaaagtgcTTCCTTaatgactaataaaaaaaaataagtaattgaATATACCTTGATTTCCACAAACTCGGATTTTCTACATTAACCACTTAAGTCCAATATATTGATTATACTGTATATTAGAAacctactttaaaaaaaaaaaaaaaaaactactttaaaaaaaaggaaGTATTTTTCCACTATGAATGGAAAAAAATAGTAaagtagcaaaaaaaaaaaaaagaaggaaaaggaAGCAGTTAGATTTGGCGCCATAGGTTAACCACCTCATTCAAAGGGGAAAAAGACTGAGAAACCCTAACGAAACCGCTCATTTCTCCGATCATTGGCCGAACGAAGCATGTCCATGATTCTTATTCCATTCCATTTCCATTATTACCACAAAATCTAACTAACCAATAGCATAGCATCGTCGATTTCATGGCTTCGAAATCGAAATCCCAAACCCTAGACTTAAACTCCACCCAACTATTCACCACCGCTCTTCAATCCCTCAACCTCCCTAAACCCTCTCTCCCACTCCCACCACTCCCTTCTTCCTCAATCCCTCACTCCAATCTCATCCCCAACACCCGCTTCCTCATCGACGCATTTCGCTACTCCGGCGACTTCTCCGTCTCCTATTTCCTCTCCCATTTCCACTCCGATCACTACGCCGGTCTCACCTCCTCCTGGTCCAACGGCATCATCTTCTGTTCCCCAATCACCGCCCATCTCCTCATCAACATCCTCAACATCCCTTCCTCATTCATCTACCCTCTCAATCTTCACCAATCTGTTACAATCGATGGATCTGTTATCACTCTCATTGACGCCAATCACTGTCCTGGCGCAGTTCAGTTCCTTTTTCAGGTTCCGTTTATGGATCAATCCTTGAGGTATGTTCATACTGGTGATTTTCGGTTTTCGAATGAAATGATGTTGGATTCTGCACTTGGTTGTTTTATTGGTGCTGATGCTGTGTTTTTGGATACTACTTATTGTCATCctaaatttgtttttcctaCGCAAGATGAGTCGGTTAattatgttgttgatgttgtgaATCAGTGTGATGGTGATGATGTTTTGTTTCTTGTTGCTACTTATGTTGTTGGTAAGGAGAAGATTTTGCTTGAGATTGCTAAGAGGTTTGGAAAGAAGGTGCATGTTGATGCTAGGAAAATGGAGGTTTTGAGGGCGCTTGGGTACGGAGAGAGTGGTCAGTTTACTGAGGATTCTTTAGAGACTAATATTCATGTTGTTGGATGGAATGTGTTGGGGGAGACTTGGCCTTATTTTAGGCCTAATTTTGTTAAGATGAAGGAGATTATGACTGAGAGAGGGTACTCTAAGGTTGTGGGTTTTGTGCCTACTGGATGGACTTATGAAGTCAAGCGTGACAAGTTTGCGGTTAGATCCAAGGATTCGTGTCGGATTCATCTTGTGCCGTATAGCGAGCATTCGAACTATGATGAGCTTAGGGAATATGTGAAGTTTTTGAAACCGAAGAGTGTTGTTCCGACTGTGGGTTTAGATGTTGAGAAGAGTGATAGTAAACATGTTGACAAAATGAGGAAGTATTTTGCTGGGTTGGTTGATGAGACGGCCAACAAGAAAGAGTTTTTAAGGGGTTTTAAGCAGTGTGACTCCAGTGAAGTTGGTCTTGAAGCCGGGAAGGATGTTAGTGATGATCTGGAACCAGGGAAGAGCATCGAGAAAGAAGTGAAGCCATCTGATGCGGGAGaggataaaaatattaatccgGATGTTGCTGTGAGTGTGTCATCTTGTATGGGAGAAACTTTCATAGAAGATCCTACATTGCTAAatgatgaagaaaaagagaaagtcATTCAAGAACTGAGTTGTTGTTTGCCTACATGGGTCACCCGAAGCCAGATGTTAGATCTTATCAGCATCTCTGGGAGCAATATCGTTGAAGCTGTTTCTAATTTCTTTGAACGTGAAACTGAATTTCATGAGCAAGTAAATTCGGCTCAAACTTCAGTTCCAACACCCAGGTGTTGCTCATCGAATGACACCAGTACCAGTCCCATTTCAAAGTCAAACCTCAACGATACAAACAGCACTTTAAAAAAATGCGACATTTTTCCAAGTCAAGACTCTAAAATGGTTAACCTAAGGCCTCCATTACGAAATCAGATTTCCCCTTCCAAAAGAAAGAGGAGTAGTGAAACTAAGCCAAACAAGAAAGGCAAAGTCAAAGTCCAAGCAAAATCAGAATCAAGTGGTTCAAAGCAGGCAACAATAACAAAATTCTTCAGCAAAGCAATGCCTGTGATGCCTGGTGATACCCAATCTGATCAACTTGGATCAAAGCCCGATGAAAGCCCCATAGTTGAAGAATTATTGCCAACTGATGCTGGAAACTTGTATAAGCAAGAGATTGAtcagtttatgcaaataataaATGGGGACGAGTCATTAAAGAAGCAGGTAATTACTATAATTGAGAACACAAAAGGAGATATCAATAAGGCATTGGATATATATTACTGTAATGGTTGCAATCTTGGTGGAAAAGAAATAGCAGTTCAAGGGGAGTGCAAAATTGACAGACCTTTAGAGAATAAATGTGTGTCACAAGAGTTAAAAGTTATACCTGATATTTCTATGCATAGAATGTTAAAAGATAATGTAGATTCAACTCATGTGTCTCTACCATCTGAGAAATACAACCCCAAGAACCATGGTTtgtgttgattttatttaatcttCCACCCCCACCCCCCACTACATTTACTCTGTAGAAGTAATTATTCAACTTTATATCTGTACTTTTTAGTCAAGATCTGTTTTGTAAATCATGTATACAACTGTCATAAATGAGCAGCGTGTTGGAGAGATGGAGAACCTGCACCATATTTACATCTTGCACGAACCTTCAACCTGCTTGAGGAtgagaaaggaaagataaaagCTACTTCAATACTATGCAACATGTTCAGAAGGTCCTTTCATACTGATCACACTCTTTGTATTATCCATTtcccctcttttttttttttggaatattcAAACAGCTATACCAGTATTTTGGCTGATTGAGAAACATTATGTACGTACAACGTTTCTACAGTTTGTTAGCCTTGTCTCCAGAAGACGTGCTTCCTGCTGTGTATCTATGTACAAACAAAATTGCTGCAGACCATGAAAATGTGGTAGGTTTATCTCCAGTCTTCATATTTTGGAAGTTTTGACTTTGACCATCTTTAGCCTTGATGATATTGAAATTTCAACTCGgtatttgtaaaatataacCTTTATAGTGTTCCTGTGCTTTTATATGTGTGTTGTGTCAAGATTTCAAAGCTCTCTTCACTTTAAAGTGTCGAACCCgagttccttaaaaaaaaaaccattgatTTATTGTATTTTAGCCCTTCATTGTTGTTGCCTCTTTGGGTCAAAACCCACCATTTTGCATCCCTTagcttttgaatttttatttcctttttgtttttattgtccTTTTCTTTGGATCATGACAACAAGGAGTGTAACCTTGGTTCTATTGgagatatttatttatttgatggtAAATAACACATGGGCATGTACAAGCAGGAATTCATACTACTAATTCTAATCCATAAGCCAATTTAAAGGTCATTTTAATGAggtttttttaatggaaaagtACATTATTATTTATGGTTGTTAATCTTTTATGTTCCTTTAGCCTCTTCCAGATGACAAATTGACATGTTTAACACTAAACGTAGGAGTCTAATATATGGCAATGAAGGTTATAATGCACTAATAAAGTTCCATGCAACATGCAATTGATGCAGGAACTAAATATTGGTGGAAGTTTAGTCACTACAGCACTCGAAGAGGCATGCGGGACAAATCGATTGAAATTAAAGGAGATGTATAATAAACTTGGCGACCTTGGTTGgatgattattatatttttttgctttttaacTAAACCTATTTTGCCGTTGAAGATTTTGAATAATTGGAATGATCTGGGATTTTAAAGGTGATGTTGCTCAAGAGTGTCGCCAAACACAGAGATTGCTCGCACCACCTACACCACTTCTAATTAAGGATATTTACTCTGCACTACGAAAGATAAGGTGTCAATAACTGTTCTGTTTCTTTTTGTAACTTTTATCCTCACTATGGGTGTATAGTTTAATATACCGCTCAGTGGTTTGCTCCTTAAATGTTTAGTTGAGAGTTGTTACTGTGGACTTAGGTTCAAGATGAACCCTAGATGTGGTAGTAACTTCTCATTCACTTTAGATTATTTAAACTATAAATGTATGTATATTATTAAGTGAACCACGAACCTGAGCTCCTTGTAA
This genomic interval from Trifolium pratense cultivar HEN17-A07 linkage group LG6, ARS_RC_1.1, whole genome shotgun sequence contains the following:
- the LOC123888495 gene encoding DNA ligase 6 isoform X4 produces the protein MASKSKSQTLDLNSTQLFTTALQSLNLPKPSLPLPPLPSSSIPHSNLIPNTRFLIDAFRYSGDFSVSYFLSHFHSDHYAGLTSSWSNGIIFCSPITAHLLINILNIPSSFIYPLNLHQSVTIDGSVITLIDANHCPGAVQFLFQVPFMDQSLRYVHTGDFRFSNEMMLDSALGCFIGADAVFLDTTYCHPKFVFPTQDESVNYVVDVVNQCDGDDVLFLVATYVVGKEKILLEIAKRFGKKVHVDARKMEVLRALGYGESGQFTEDSLETNIHVVGWNVLGETWPYFRPNFVKMKEIMTERGYSKVVGFVPTGWTYEVKRDKFAVRSKDSCRIHLVPYSEHSNYDELREYVKFLKPKSVVPTVGLDVEKSDSKHVDKMRKYFAGLVDETANKKEFLRGFKQCDSSEVGLEAGKDVSDDLEPGKSIEKEVKPSDAGEDKNINPDVAVSVSSCMGETFIEDPTLLNDEEKEKVIQELSCCLPTWVTRSQMLDLISISGSNIVEAVSNFFERETEFHEQVNSAQTSVPTPRCCSSNDTSTSPISKSNLNDTNSTLKKCDIFPSQDSKMVNLRPPLRNQISPSKRKRSSETKPNKKGKVKVQAKSESSGSKQATITKFFSKAMPVMPGDTQSDQLGSKPDESPIVEELLPTDAGNLYKQEIDQFMQIINGDESLKKQVITIIENTKGDINKALDIYYCNGCNLGGKEIAVQGECKIDRPLENKCVSQELKVIPDISMHRMLKDNVDSTHVSLPSEKYNPKNHACWRDGEPAPYLHLARTFNLLEDEKGKIKATSILCNMFRSLLALSPEDVLPAVYLCTNKIAADHENVELNIGGSLVTTALEEACGTNRLKLKEMYNKLGDLGDVAQECRQTQRLLAPPTPLLIKDIYSALRKISLQTGNGSTLRKKGIIVHLMRSCREKEIKFLVRTLVRNLRIGAMLRTVLPALAHAVVMNSRPTVCQEGKAENLKAALQVLSAEVVEAYNILPNLDIIVSSLMNKGIEFSVSSLSMVPGIPIKPMLAKITNGIPQALKLFQNKAFTCEYKYDGQRAQIHKLVDGSVHVFSRNGDESTSRFPDLIDMIKESCKPVASTFIIDAEVVAIDRKNGYRIMSFQELSSRARGGKDTLVTKESIKVTGFSSPPKTKVSEGFVL
- the LOC123888495 gene encoding DNA ligase 6 isoform X1, yielding MASKSKSQTLDLNSTQLFTTALQSLNLPKPSLPLPPLPSSSIPHSNLIPNTRFLIDAFRYSGDFSVSYFLSHFHSDHYAGLTSSWSNGIIFCSPITAHLLINILNIPSSFIYPLNLHQSVTIDGSVITLIDANHCPGAVQFLFQVPFMDQSLRYVHTGDFRFSNEMMLDSALGCFIGADAVFLDTTYCHPKFVFPTQDESVNYVVDVVNQCDGDDVLFLVATYVVGKEKILLEIAKRFGKKVHVDARKMEVLRALGYGESGQFTEDSLETNIHVVGWNVLGETWPYFRPNFVKMKEIMTERGYSKVVGFVPTGWTYEVKRDKFAVRSKDSCRIHLVPYSEHSNYDELREYVKFLKPKSVVPTVGLDVEKSDSKHVDKMRKYFAGLVDETANKKEFLRGFKQCDSSEVGLEAGKDVSDDLEPGKSIEKEVKPSDAGEDKNINPDVAVSVSSCMGETFIEDPTLLNDEEKEKVIQELSCCLPTWVTRSQMLDLISISGSNIVEAVSNFFERETEFHEQVNSAQTSVPTPRCCSSNDTSTSPISKSNLNDTNSTLKKCDIFPSQDSKMVNLRPPLRNQISPSKRKRSSETKPNKKGKVKVQAKSESSGSKQATITKFFSKAMPVMPGDTQSDQLGSKPDESPIVEELLPTDAGNLYKQEIDQFMQIINGDESLKKQVITIIENTKGDINKALDIYYCNGCNLGGKEIAVQGECKIDRPLENKCVSQELKVIPDISMHRMLKDNVDSTHVSLPSEKYNPKNHACWRDGEPAPYLHLARTFNLLEDEKGKIKATSILCNMFRSLLALSPEDVLPAVYLCTNKIAADHENVELNIGGSLVTTALEEACGTNRLKLKEMYNKLGDLGDVAQECRQTQRLLAPPTPLLIKDIYSALRKISLQTGNGSTLRKKGIIVHLMRSCREKEIKFLVRTLVRNLRIGAMLRTVLPALAHAVVMNSRPTVCQEGKAENLKAALQVLSAEVVEAYNILPNLDIIVSSLMNKGIEFSVSSLSMVPGIPIKPMLAKITNGIPQALKLFQNKAFTCEYKYDGQRAQIHKLVDGSVHVFSRNGDESTSRFPDLIDMIKESCKPVASTFIIDAEVVAIDRKNGYRIMSFQELSSRARGGKDTLVTKESIKVGICVFVFDIMFANGEQLLGFPLRQRRKYLKDLFYDERPGYFEYAKETTIEADDAYLTCEATLTRINTFLEDALRSSCEGIMVKSLDIDSGYSPSKRSDKWLKVKRDYVEGLNDTLDLVPIGAWHGNGRKAGWYSPFLMACFNPETEEYQSVCRVMSGFSDSFYIEMKELFSEDKVLSKKPPYYQTGETPDMWFCPQLVWEIRGADFTVSPVHHAAIGLVHPSRGISIRFPRFISSVSDRNPEECSTAADIVEMFQLQTRKMDVTTEG
- the LOC123888495 gene encoding DNA ligase 6 isoform X2, whose translation is MASKSKSQTLDLNSTQLFTTALQSLNLPKPSLPLPPLPSSSIPHSNLIPNTRFLIDAFRYSGDFSVSYFLSHFHSDHYAGLTSSWSNGIIFCSPITAHLLINILNIPSSFIYPLNLHQSVTIDGSVITLIDANHCPGAVQFLFQVPFMDQSLRYVHTGDFRFSNEMMLDSALGCFIGADAVFLDTTYCHPKFVFPTQDESVNYVVDVVNQCDGDDVLFLVATYVVGKEKILLEIAKRFGKKVHVDARKMEVLRALGYGESGQFTEDSLETNIHVVGWNVLGETWPYFRPNFVKMKEIMTERGYSKVVGFVPTGWTYEVKRDKFAVRSKDSCRIHLVPYSEHSNYDELREYVKFLKPKSVVPTVGLDVEKSDSKHVDKMRKYFAGLVDETANKKEFLRGFKQCDSSEVGLEAGKDVSDDLEPGKSIEKEVKPSDAGEDKNINPDVAVSVSSCMGETFIEDPTLLNDEEKEKVIQELSCCLPTWVTRSQMLDLISISGSNIVEAVSNFFERETEFHEQVNSAQTSVPTPRCCSSNDTSTSPISKSNLNDTNSTLKKCDIFPSQDSKMVNLRPPLRNQISPSKRKRSSETKPNKKGKVKVQAKSESSGSKQATITKFFSKAMPVMPGDTQSDQLGSKPDESPIVEELLPTDAGNLYKQEIDQFMQIINGDESLKKQVITIIENTKGDINKALDIYYCNGCNLGGKEIAVQGECKIDRPLENKCVSQELKVIPDISMHRMLKDNVDSTHVSLPSEKYNPKNHACWRDGEPAPYLHLARTFNLLEDEKGKIKATSILCNMFRSLLALSPEDVLPAVYLCTNKIAADHENVELNIGGSLVTTALEEACGTNRLKLKEMYNKLGDLGDVAQECRQTQRLLAPPTPLLIKDIYSALRKISLQTGNGSTLRKKGIIVHLMRSCREKEIKFLVRTLVRNLRIGAMLRTVLPALAHAVVMNSRPTVCQEGKAENLKAALQVLSAEVVEAYNILPNLDIIVSSLMNKGIEFSVSSLSMVPGIPIKPMLAKITNGIPQALKLFQNKAFTCEYKYDGQRAQIHKLVDGSVHVFSRNGDESTSRFPDLIDMIKESCKPVASTFIIDAEVVAIDRKNGYRIMSFQELSSRARGGKDTLVTKESIKVTGFSSPPKTKVNYTDLKDLFYDERPGYFEYAKETTIEADDAYLTCEATLTRINTFLEDALRSSCEGIMVKSLDIDSGYSPSKRSDKWLKVKRDYVEGLNDTLDLVPIGAWHGNGRKAGWYSPFLMACFNPETEEYQSVCRVMSGFSDSFYIEMKELFSEDKVLSKKPPYYQTGETPDMWFCPQLVWEIRGADFTVSPVHHAAIGLVHPSRGISIRFPRFISSVSDRNPEECSTAADIVEMFQLQTRKMDVTTEG